A stretch of the Deltaproteobacteria bacterium genome encodes the following:
- the cmr6 gene encoding type III-B CRISPR module RAMP protein Cmr6 codes for MAIPATPDYLKRHIADKQAPPGHRFGPYFPIWRTDWTLDKNKKKVALEQVLAFGGTAIELIKKVKARQIDNADRLGKNVYKITAKSSAPFVTGVGMENPVENGFAFLTPYGLPYLAGSGVKGVLRKAAEELALSGDLADRKNWDIFALWRLFGFEATSASLGVTGKLPKEKLLSDMTAERKRAYLAVISELSLDDAREFMEAVLPSEKRRPYRDDPHAFLAALVNDKKLRDSLAFRGALSLWDVFPESPEGKLGIEILNPHYTQYYQQGAIPADCEPPIHSFFLVVPPGTTFIFHVQCTTNQLPYQLTSSWRQLLQAAFVHAFDWLGFGAKTSVGYGSFVVPGKNKEQMTMDTDTQKGQVNIIRIDPAAERQKKVDRFVQNLPKSAELPGQASEILARIKGMKEKELRKECLKQLTAQFKNVINKGVKNRKKWALAIVACCKEEG; via the coding sequence ATGGCCATTCCCGCAACTCCCGATTACCTGAAAAGACATATTGCGGACAAACAAGCTCCACCAGGCCATCGTTTCGGGCCTTACTTTCCAATCTGGAGAACGGACTGGACGCTTGATAAGAACAAGAAAAAAGTGGCCCTGGAACAGGTGCTTGCCTTCGGGGGGACAGCAATCGAGCTGATCAAGAAAGTTAAGGCACGACAGATCGACAATGCCGATAGGCTAGGCAAGAATGTGTATAAGATCACGGCCAAATCCTCCGCGCCCTTTGTCACCGGCGTAGGTATGGAAAACCCGGTGGAGAATGGCTTTGCCTTTCTTACACCATACGGCCTGCCATACCTGGCAGGGAGCGGCGTCAAGGGCGTGCTGCGTAAGGCTGCAGAAGAACTTGCCTTGTCGGGCGATCTTGCTGACCGCAAGAACTGGGATATCTTTGCACTCTGGCGGTTGTTTGGTTTCGAAGCGACGAGCGCCAGCCTGGGTGTCACGGGGAAATTGCCCAAGGAAAAACTGCTCTCTGACATGACTGCCGAGAGAAAAAGAGCCTACCTCGCTGTTATTAGCGAACTCTCCCTTGACGATGCACGAGAGTTCATGGAAGCGGTGCTTCCGTCCGAAAAGCGCAGGCCGTACCGGGACGATCCTCATGCGTTCCTGGCTGCTTTGGTTAATGACAAAAAACTGAGGGACTCGCTTGCATTCCGGGGAGCATTGTCCCTTTGGGACGTATTTCCTGAATCGCCAGAGGGCAAGCTTGGCATAGAGATCCTGAACCCTCATTATACTCAGTACTATCAACAAGGCGCCATTCCCGCCGACTGTGAGCCACCGATACATAGTTTCTTTCTCGTCGTGCCGCCTGGAACTACCTTCATATTTCATGTCCAATGCACGACAAACCAACTTCCATACCAGCTCACTTCGTCATGGCGACAACTCTTACAAGCTGCTTTCGTCCATGCCTTTGACTGGCTCGGTTTCGGAGCTAAGACCTCAGTGGGATATGGTAGCTTTGTTGTCCCGGGCAAAAATAAGGAGCAGATGACGATGGACACGGATACTCAGAAAGGACAAGTCAACATCATACGAATTGATCCTGCCGCAGAACGGCAAAAAAAAGTAGATCGATTCGTTCAAAACCTGCCAAAGTCGGCGGAGCTTCCAGGGCAAGCATCGGAAATCCTTGCCAGGATTAAGGGCATGAAAGAAAAGGAGCTGCGAAAAGAATGTCTGAAACAGTTAACGGCACAGTTCAAGAACGTCATCAACAAAGGAGTAAAAAACAGGAAAAAATGGGCACTGGCAATAGTGGCCTGTTGTAAAGAAGAAGGATGA